The Deinococcus sp. KNUC1210 nucleotide sequence TCAGCGTTTCGTCGCCGCCGCGCAGCAGCGTGGACGGAATCGGGTCCGAGAAGCGCCCCAGCGTCGAATACGCGCTCACGCCGCCCACCGACACGTCGTCGCCCTGTGCCCGGAGCCGCGCCGCCTCGCTGTCTGCCGCCGCCTGCGAAAAATAGCCCCGGTAAGGCACGCAGCCCGCGATGGGAAAGCAGTAGGTTCTGAGCGTGCCCGACAGCGGCGGCGCAGCGAAGACGTTCCAGACCAGAAACGGGCGTTTCAGGTCGCTGTATCCGGTAAAGGTGGCGTTGTCGGGCAGGCCGAGGGTCTCGGAGGCGTAGCGGCGCACATCCTGAATCAGCGTGAGCTGACGGCGCAGTTCGGCGGGCGTGGCAGGGTCTGCGATCACGTCCGGAATGGGCCGCGCCCGCGTCAGCAGTTCCGATTGCCCGGCTGCGGCCTGCCACAGATAACTGATCTGAGAGCACCCCGACAGCGCCAGCAGACTCCCAGCCAGCAGCACGCCGAGGCCGATCCAGCGGAAGGAGCGTGCTGCTGGCAGACGGTTGGTCGGCATGGCCCGATTCTAGAGCACGGGTGGGAAGAGTCTGCTTCTATTTCTGGACTCGCTGCCCCTCCCGCGCCGACCGGAATAGGGCGTCGAGGATACGGGCCTGTGTCACCGAGTCCTGTGGGGTGTACCGCAGCGCCTCCTCGCCCTGTGCGGCCCGCTGGAAGTGCGCCACCATGCGGGTGTAGCCGTTGTCGGGGGTGACGGCGCGGGTCTGGCCGTTCAGTTCGATCTGGTGGCTGTGCGCCGAGCTGTCGTAGGCCGCTTCCAGGGTCAGCACGCCCCCAGTGCCCACCACCTGCACGCCAGCGGTCATGGGCGTACACCAGTCGAAGCCGCAGTCGAACGACGCCAGTGCCTCCGGGTAGGCCAGCGTACCGCTGAACGCGATGTCCACGCCGCCCGCCGTCATGCGTGCCTGCCCGCTGATCGCCTCCGGCATTCCCAGCAGCAGGCGCGTCAGATCGACGGGATAGCAGCCCACGTCGTACAGAGCGCCGCCGCCTTTCTCGGGCATCCAGCGGAAATCGCCCTCGTTCTGGAGTGAAAAGCCCATGCCGCCGCGCACGCTCCGCAGGTCGCCCAGGTCGCCCGCCTGTACCAGCCGTTGCAGTTCCTCGATCTGCGGCGTAAATCGGTACGCGAAGGCCTCCAGCGAGGTGCGGCCCGTTTCCTGCGCGATGTCTGCGAATGTCTGCGCCTCGGCAGCGTTCATGCTCAGCGGCTTTTCGGTCAGCACGTGTTTGCCCGCCCGCATGGCCGCCGCGCTCCAGGGCAGATGCTCGTCGTTGGGAAGCGGATTGTACACCGCGTCCACCTCCGATTCGGTCACGTCCTGATAGCTGCCGATGCGGGCGATGTCCCATTCCTGCGCGAAGGCTTTTGCCCGCGCCGACTGCGGCTCGCGCACGCCCACCATCGCCACGTGCCCACCTGCGGCACGAATCGCCGGAATGAGCGAGCGGGCAATGCGTGACGCGCCGAAGAGTCCCCATTGAAGTGCCATTCCGCCAGTGTAGGGAGCGCGGTGAGCAGTTGGCTCTGAGAAAGGGGCCGGAAGCTTAAGGCTGTGAACCTGAATGGGGGAGCGGGGACGAGCAACCGGCCTCTGTTGTCTCGTCCCTTCGACCCGGCCCAAGAGCCCGCACCTGTACACTCTGCACTATGCCTCCCAGCATTCGCGCCTTCACCGCCGCCGACATCCCCGCGTGCCTGGCTCTCTTCGACACCAACTGCCCGCCGTTTTTCGCTGCCAGCGAACGCGCCGATTATCAGGCGTTTCTGGGCAGCCCCGCCGACCACGGCACCTATTTTGTGATGGAAGACGGCGCGGAGGTGGTGGCCTGCGGCGGTGTGTGGCATGGGGGCACTCTGCCGGCAGACGTGGCGGGCCTCAGCTGGGGCATGGTGCGCGGCGACCTGCACGGGCGGGGGCTGGGCCGCCAGCTGGTCGCCTCCCGCCTGAGCTGGATTCGCCAGCACCTCCCGGCAGCCCGCGAGGTGCAGATCGAGACCAGTCAGCACACGCAGGGGTACTACGCCCGCCACGGTTTCCGGGTCGTCAGCCGCAGGCCAGACGGATTCGCGCCGGGTCTGGACGAGATCAAGATGGTCCTGACGCTGCCGGACAGCTGACCGCCCCGGACGTCAGTTCGGCAGTTCGGCTGGGTGCTGATCCTGTCGGCAGTTTCGCGGTTCAGACGACCCATGCCAGCGGGCAGGCAGAGGTGATAGCGTTTCTGTACGTTCTTCCTTCCGCCGATTCTTCATGGCAGGTCATCCTTTCCTCTCCCTCTCTGCTCCGGTCACGAGGTTTTCATGTCGAACAGCATTTCCATGCCCGCCCCGGCTCAGGACACCCCGCCCAGTCAGGACTTCACCTACGATCTGCTGGTCATCGGCTCTGGTCCCGGCGGGCAGCGGGCGGCTATTCAGGCATCCAAGCTGGGGAAGAAGGTGGCGGTGGTCGAGAAGAAGGCGGTGGTGGGCGGTGTGTGCATCAATACCGGCACCATTCCCAGCAAGACCTTCCGCGAGGCGATCATGCACCTGAGCGGCTACAACGAGCGCGGGCTGTACGGAGCGTCGTATGCGGTCAAGCAGGATATTACCGTGCAGGATCTGCTGCTGAGAACGAGCAGCGTGATGTCGCACGAACTCGATGTGGTGCGCTCGCAGCTTCACCGCAACCGCATCGAGACCATCAACGCCGAGGCCACCTTCATCGGCCCCAACACCGTGCGCCTGCGCGATACGCGGGGCAGCGACAGTTGGCGCGACGTGACCGCCCGCTTCATCGTGGTGGCGGTGGGTACACGGGCCGCCCGCGACAAGAACATCCCCTTCGACGGCAAGCGCATCATCATCAGCGACGACATTCTCGATCTGACCGAGATGCCGCGCACCGTCACGGTCATCGGCGGCGGCGTGATCGGCTGCGAATACGCCAGCATGTTCGCGGCACTGGGCGTGCGCGTGACGCTGGTCGATAAGCGCCCCCGACTGCTGGAATTCGTGGATCACGAGATCACCGACGTGCTGGCCTATCAGATGCGGCAGAACCGCATGACCCTGCGTCTGGGCGAAGCGGTCAGCCGAGTCGAGAAGGTGCGGGACAGCCTGGGCGACCGGGTGCGGGTGGTGCTGGCGAGCGGCAAGGAAATTCTGAGCGATATGGTGTTGTACTCGGTGGGCCGCGTGGGAGCCACCAATTCGCTGAACCTCGAAGCGGCGGGCCTGAGTGCCGACGACCGGGGCCGCATCACCGTGAACGCGCACTATCAGACGCAGGTGAACCACATCTATGCGGTGGGCGACGTGATCGGCTTTCCGAGTCTGGCGAGCGTGAGCATGGAACAGGGCCGACTGGCGTCCTGCCACGCGTTCGGCATTCCCACCCAGAGCGTGCCGGAGCTATTTCCCTACGGCATCTACACCATTCCCGAGATCAGTACCGTCGGCAAGAACGAGGAGGAACTGACGCAGGCGGGCGTGCCCTACGAAATCGGCAAGGCGCAGTACCGCGAGATTGCACGCGGGCAGATCATCGGAGACGAGCAGGGCACGCTCAAACTGATCTTCCATCTGGAAACGCGGGAACTGCTGGGCGTGCATATCATCGGCACCGGGGCCAGCGAACTGATTCACATCGGACAGGCGGTGATGGCCTTTGGCGGCACGGTGGATTATTTCGTGAACACCGTCTTCAATTACCCCACGCTGGCCGAGTGCTACAAAACTGCCGCTTTCGACGGCATCAACAGGCTGGGAGCCGCGCCCGCGCTGGAACCGAAGCTGGAACCCGCGCACGACGTGGGCATCGTGGTCTGAGTACAGGCAGGCTTCAGGAGCGCCGAGCCGCTCTGAAGCTGATACAGAAAGTCGGTACACTTGCTTATGCCCGTTCGTCCTGCCGAGCGCACCGATGTACCCGCCATTCTCGACATCTACAACGAAGCCGTCCTGACGACCACCGCCAGTTACGACCTCGCGCCCGTATCGCTGGCCTCGCGCCTCGACTGGTTCGACCACAAACGGGCGGCGGGGCAGCCGGTGTTCGTATGGGACGAGGGCGGGCAGGTGCTGGGCTGGTCGGCGTATGGCCCGTTCCGCGAGAAACCCGGCTACGCGTACACCGCCGAACACAGCGTGTATGTGGGGTCTGCGGCGCGGGGCAGGGGCCTGGGCAAAGCGCTGATGCTGGCGGTCGTCGAGCATGCGCGGGCGGCGGGGAAGCATGTGCTGGTGGGCGGTCTGGACGCCGATAATGCCGCCAGCCTCGCCCTGCACCGCTCGCTCGGCTTTACTCAGGTGGCCCACTTCCGGCAGGTGGGCCGCAAGTTCGGGCGCTGGCTCGATCTGGTGTTCATGGAACTTCGGCTGGACGAGGCCGAGCGCTAAAAACATCCTGCCGGGCGTGAAACGAGAGAGCGGTCCTGGCAGCATCGTGCGGCAGCCAGAATGTCCGGTTGTCCTCTTGCGTTGCTCTCGAAAAAGATCTAAGGCGTGCCCTGGCCGGGCAGCACGGTCAGGAATTCCGGCGGCACGCAGTCTGTCAGCCAGACGCCGTTTTCGCTGCGGTAAAACAGGTGGCCTGCCGCATGCATCGCCGCCGCATCGACGCGCAGGATGACCGGTCTGCCGCGCCGTGCTCCCACCGTGCGGGCCGTGTCGTTGTCGGGCGACAGATGCACGTGGTGCCGCTGCCTGCGCTGCAAGCCTTCCCGCAGGATAGCGGCGACAGCCTGCGCGGCAGTGCCGTGATACAGCAGCTCTGGAGGCGTCTGAGGGGTCAATTCCAGATCGACCGGGACGCTGTGGCCCTGATTCGCCCGAATTCGCTCGCCCGAAGCATCGAAGCTGAACCGCTGCTTCTCGCTGCCCGCGACCACGGCGGCAAGCTGTTCGGCGGACACGGGCAGCCCCTGCCGCGCCAGCCCGTGCAACAGCTCCTGAACGGCGACCCAGCCGCCCGGAGCCAGTGTCAGGCCCGCTTCATGGGGTGCGTGGCGCAGCAGATACGACAGGCGGCGCGACAGGGTGACAGAAGGGGTGAGGTCGGACATGCCCTCAGGCTAGGCCGCGCCGCAGGAGGCCGCATCTGCCGATTGGCGCAGGCCACCTGTCCGGCAGGTCATTTCATGCCAGGAGCCTTTCAGGGCGCGAACATTCAGCTTCTGTCGCTCCACCCGTTGGTCAGAAGGTCCTGTGAACATCGTCCTGCCCGGCCGAGGAGTTCAGCCGCCGAAGCCCACTGCGCTGCCCGTGTCCCAGCCGCCCAGCACGTGAATATGCGTATGAAACACTTCCTGCCCGCCGCCCGCGCCCACATTGACCACCAGGCGGTAATCGGTCAGCTGAGACTGCGCCACCTTCACCGCCGTCAGCCACAGCCGCCCCATCTCGGCGGCGTCCGAAATCTCGTCGATCCGGGTGCTTACCTTTTTGGGAATCACCAGCAGATGCACCGGGGCTTTGGGCGCGATGTCCTTGATGGCGATGTAGTCGTCGTCCTCGTATACGACGGTGCTGGGAATCTCGCGGGCGATGATGCGCTCAAACAGGGTAGGAGCCATGCCTCCACTCTAGCGGCTCATCAAATCTTTAGGAAGAAATCTGTATGGAGCGGCGCTGCATACAACCTGTCAGACCCGGCGCAGTACGTTTCCCTTTCTGCCGGACTAGGAGCAGCTATGTCGAACGATACCAACACCCCCCGCAATCCTGAACGCCGCGCCGCCCTCGGCACCCTGGGCCTGATGGGGCTGGGCACCGCCACGCTCGGCCTGCTCAGCAGCAACGCTCTGGCGGCGCCCGCCAAAGACATCGACCCCGCTGTCCTCAATTTCGCGCTGAACCTCGAATATCTGGAAGCCGCGTTCTACCTTGCAGCGGTGGGCCGCCTGAACGAACTGAAGGCCATCGGCGGCGGCGCAGACATCCGGCTGCCCGCTGGCCTCGATGTCAGCACCGGCATGCAGTTCAAGGACAGCACCGTTCAGGCGTTCGTCAAAGACATCGCGGAAGACGAGCTGAGCCACGTCAAGTTTCTGCACGCGGCGCTCGGCAAGGCAGCGGTGGCGCGTCCGGTCATCGATCTGGCAGGGGCCTTCGATGCGGCGGGTCAGGCGGCGTCGGGCGGAGCCATCAAGGGCTTCAACCCCTACGCCAACGAACTGTTTTTCCTGCACGGCGCGTTCATCTTCGAGGATGTGGGCGTAACCGCCTATAACGGGGCCGCCACCCTGCTGACCAACCCGGCCTATCTCCAGGCGGCGGCTGGCATTCTGGCGGTCGAGGCCTACCACGGCGGAGCTATCCGCACCCTGCTGTATCAGCAGCGGCAGGTGACGGCGGCGGCTGGCCTGTACGTGGGTCAGGTCGTGGGCGCGATCAGTGCGCTGCGGGCCAAGGTGGGCGGCGGCAAGGATGCTGGCCTGAGCGACAACGCCGGGGCCATCATCGCGCCCGCCGACCGAAACGGCGTGGCCTACGCCCGCAGCACCCGCGAGGTGCTGAACATCGTATATCTGGCCCCCAACGCCATGAAGGGCGGCTTCTACCCTAACGGACTGAACGGCGCGATCAAGTAAACGCGCCTGCATGCCCAGAGCCCTGCCCCGGTGGTGGGGCTTTTTGCTGTTCGGCGGGCGCATTCCGGGTGGCTCAGCGCGTGGCGGTCTCAAGCAGGGCCGCGACCGCCTGCACGGGCGTGAGGGTGCCCGCCTGCACCTCGCGCCGCCGCGCCGTCAGGTCGTCGGTGTTCTGCGCCGTCACGAAGCGCTGCCACACGGCTTCCCTCAGCAGATCGTCGAACCAGCCGAGCAGCTGGGACTGCCGCCGGAGGGCCAGTTCGTCGCCCAGTGTGTGGCGGTAGTCCTGTGCGGCGGCCCATACCTCCGCGACGCCCTTTCCGGTCAGGGCCGAGGCCTGCAGAGCGCGGGGCCGCCAGCGTGCGCCGCGTGGGGTCAGCAGGTGTAGGGCGCTGTTCAGTTCGCTCTGGGCGCGGTTGGCCGCCGCCGGGTCGCTGTCGGCCTTGTTCACCACGCACAGGTCGGCCAGCTCCATGATGCCGCGCTTGATGCCCTGCAACTCGTCTCCGGCGTTGGGCAGCGTCAGCAGCAGGAACAGGTCGGTCATGGCGGCGACCTGTGTTTCACTCTGTCCCACTCCGACGGTTTCGATCAGCAGCACGTCGTAGCCCGCCGCCTCGCAGAGCGTGATGGCCTCGCGGGTGCGCCGCGTGACGCCGCCCAGACTGCCGCTGCTGGGGCTGGGCCGGATGAAGGCGTTCGGATGCACCGTGAGCTGCGGCATGCGCGTTTTGTCGCCCATGATGCTGCCCCCGAGACGGGGCTGCTGGGATCGACAGCCAGCACCGCGACCCGGTGGCCCCCTCCCGCCAGCAGCAGGCCGAGGGCCTCGATAAACGTCGATTTGCCGACGCCCGGCACGCCCGTCAGTCCTATCCGCAGGCTGTTTCCCGCGTGAGGCAACACTTCGGCCAGCAGGGCCTGCGCCTGCTGTTCGTGCTCCGGGCGGGTCGATTCGGCCAGTGTGATGGCGCGGGCCAGTGCACGGCGAGAGCCGCTGAGCAGCGCGGGAGCGAGAGGGTGCATGTTCAGGATGCTAAAGGCTGCGGGCCGAGGGGCCATGAGGGAAGGGCCGGGGCGTCCAGTGCCACACGTCGCTGTGTGCCGAGCGCCCGAAGCTATACAGTACCCGCGTGTCTGAAGTTTCTGATTCTGGAGCACTGTCCCCCCTGCCCACCACGGCTGCCCGGCTCGCGGTGGTGCTGGTGTCGCCAAAAACGCCCGGCAACATCGGTGCGGGGGCGCGGGCGATGCTGAACATGGGTGCGAGCGATCTGCGGCTGGTCGCTCCCCGCTGCGACCATCTGAGCGGCGAAGCAGTGGCCTTTGCCGTTCACGCCGAAGGTGTCCTGAGGTCGGCCCGGCTGTACGACACCCTCTCGGACGCCCTGGCCGACCGCGACCTGAGCATCGGCACCACCGCCCGCCACCGTGCCGATCTGCCCGACCCGCAGCATCCGGCGCTGCTGCGTCCACTGGTGCAGGCGTCGCATGCCCCGGCGCTGGTCTTCGGCCCTGAGGAATCGGGCCTGAGCAATGAAGATCTGGAGCTGTGTCAGCTCAGCGTGCGCGTGCCGACCGCCGAGTATGCCAGCCTGAATCTGGCGCAGGCGGTGCTGCTGGTGTGCTACGAATTTTTGCAGGGGCAGGGCACCGGGCAGGCGGGTATTCCCGAGCAGCTTCAGCCCGGTCCGCGCAAGCTCGCCACCCGCTTCGAGATGGACGGGCTGTACGCCCACCTGCGCGACACCATGCTGATCACCGGCTACTCGGATGAAGTGCGCGTGACGCACACCCTGCGGCTGTGGCGCACCTGGCTCGACCGCGCCCACCTGAACAGCGCCGAAACCCGGCTGTTCCGAGGGCTGCTGCGGCAGGTCCGGTGGAAGATCAACGAGAGCCGCACGCTGGCGCAGCTGCCCCCACTGCCGCCCGCCCTGCTGCGGCCCGGAGACGTACAGGACGATGTGCCGGACACTGGGGACTGAGTGCTGAGCGCTTCCGAAGTTCCGCTCGCCAGCACGCCGCAGACCCGCCGGCTGCGCTTTGCCCGCAATGTCCTGCCGATTCTGATCATGCTGGTGGTGGTGGCCTACGAGTGGCTGGCGCGGCGACTGGGCGACCAGGGCAGCGAAATTACCGCACATCTGCTGTTTTACGGGCTGGCCGGGCCGCTCGCCACGTATTTCACGCTGCGCTGGATCACCGAGGGAGAGCGCACCCGCCTGAAGGCCGAACAGGAAATGCGGCGGCTGTATCTGCAACTTTCGACCCAGAACGAGCGGCTGGGCGCGGTGCAGACCCTGATGCGCGAGGTGGCCGACGCGCCCGATCTGGAGGCAGTGCTTCAGGCGGCGGCTCAGGGCGCGGTGCGGGCAACCGGAGCCACGCACGCCCGCCTGAGTCTGGCAGGGCTGGAGCTGAACAGTCAGGTCTCGGGCACGGCGCGGGGCAGCACGCTGCTGGAATCGCCCAGCGCTGATCTGCGCGAACTGCGCGTGCCGCTCAGTACCGGGCCGCTGCACGTGGGGCAGGGCCGACAGGGCGAGATGAAACTCTACTTCGATGCTCCGCCCACCCCCGAGACCGAGGAACTGGCGCAGGCGATCGGGGCCGAGGTGGGATCGGCGCTGGCGAGTGCCCAGCAGCGCAGCCGCGACCTGATCACGCTGTACGAGGTCGATCAGTCGATTCGGGCCGAGCGCAACATGCGCCGCCTGCTGGCCCGCGTGACCGGCAACATGGCCGAGCGGGTGGGCGCACAGTCGCGGGCTGCGTACCTCACCGACGCCGATGGGCGGCTGCGGCTGGAATACGCCCGTGAAGGCGACGTGGACGTGAAACGCGGCGGTACGGTTCCGGCCTTTGCCGAGCGGGTCGCGCAGGCAGGCGTTCCGCTGATTGCCAGCCCGCAGGAAGCGGCGGGGGTGCTGCACGGTTCGCAGAGTGCACTGGGCCTGCCGATGCGCGGCGAAGACGGACTGGTGGGCGTGATCGTGCTGGGATCGGCGCGAGAGGGTGCCTTCACCGGAATGCGTGTGCCGCTGCTGGCGCTGCTGGCGTCTCAGGCGACGCTGGCGGTTCGCAACGCCCGCGCCTATCTGCACTCGGAAGAGGTGGCGATTGGCGAGGAGCGCAGCCGCATCGCCCGCGAGATTCACGACGGGGTGGCGCAGTCGCTGGCGGTCTGCGCCATCCGGCTGGATATCGTGGAACGCCAGATCCTCAGCGACCCGGAGAAAGCCATCGAGGGTGTGCGTGCGGCGGCGAGCTTGCTGCGCGAGCAGATACGCGAGGTGCGGCGCAGTATTTTTGCACTGCGGCCTATCGATCTGGAGCGCTACGGCCTGCTGGAAACGGTGCGGCGCTACGTGCAGGATTTCGGCGAGCAGAACAATCTGAAGGCGCGGCTGAGCATCGAGGGCGACGTGACGCTGGCCCCCGGCGACGAAGCGGTGATGTTCCGCATCCTTCAGGAAAGCCTGAACAACGTTGCCAAGCATGCACGGGCCAGCAGTGTGGATGTCACGGTGCAGGGTGGCAGCCGGGTCAAACTGTGCATTCAGGACGACGGGCAGGGCTTCGACCCCCAGCAGGTGAGCGGGCGTGTGTCGAGCGCCGGGGGCCTGGGCCTGATCCAGATGAAGGAGCGGGTCGAGTCGCGTGGGGGCAGCTACAAGGTGAGCAGTGCGCCCCACCAGGGAACGCGCATCGAAGCGCAGTTGCCGCAGGGCTGACGCGGTTCTAGCTGTCCAGAACGCGCACCATCAGATACTCGTCCACGTCCTGCCCGCCGACGTGCAGGGCGCGGGGTTCTCGGCCATATACCGTGAAGCCGCCGCGCAGATACAGCCGGTACGCGGCGTCCTGGGGCACGCTGACCGCGAGTTGAATCTGGCGCAGACCCGGCACAGTCCCTG carries:
- a CDS encoding aminopeptidase, whose translation is MPTNRLPAARSFRWIGLGVLLAGSLLALSGCSQISYLWQAAAGQSELLTRARPIPDVIADPATPAELRRQLTLIQDVRRYASETLGLPDNATFTGYSDLKRPFLVWNVFAAPPLSGTLRTYCFPIAGCVPYRGYFSQAAADSEAARLRAQGDDVSVGGVSAYSTLGRFSDPIPSTLLRGGDETLIRTVIHELAHQVVYVQNDTAFNESFAVAVETAGAQRYAAARGLPVPDQTVARTRAAQINELLLGTRTRLAELYASGLPDAQKRTRKADILNETRQQYADLKASWNGYSGYDGWFADTPNGLNNALLGSVAAYADHVPAFLALLARHGGDFPAFYTAVKGCAALPQSERLACLDPAP
- a CDS encoding Gfo/Idh/MocA family protein; translation: MALQWGLFGASRIARSLIPAIRAAGGHVAMVGVREPQSARAKAFAQEWDIARIGSYQDVTESEVDAVYNPLPNDEHLPWSAAAMRAGKHVLTEKPLSMNAAEAQTFADIAQETGRTSLEAFAYRFTPQIEELQRLVQAGDLGDLRSVRGGMGFSLQNEGDFRWMPEKGGGALYDVGCYPVDLTRLLLGMPEAISGQARMTAGGVDIAFSGTLAYPEALASFDCGFDWCTPMTAGVQVVGTGGVLTLEAAYDSSAHSHQIELNGQTRAVTPDNGYTRMVAHFQRAAQGEEALRYTPQDSVTQARILDALFRSAREGQRVQK
- a CDS encoding GNAT family N-acetyltransferase gives rise to the protein MPPSIRAFTAADIPACLALFDTNCPPFFAASERADYQAFLGSPADHGTYFVMEDGAEVVACGGVWHGGTLPADVAGLSWGMVRGDLHGRGLGRQLVASRLSWIRQHLPAAREVQIETSQHTQGYYARHGFRVVSRRPDGFAPGLDEIKMVLTLPDS
- the sthA gene encoding Si-specific NAD(P)(+) transhydrogenase, which encodes MSNSISMPAPAQDTPPSQDFTYDLLVIGSGPGGQRAAIQASKLGKKVAVVEKKAVVGGVCINTGTIPSKTFREAIMHLSGYNERGLYGASYAVKQDITVQDLLLRTSSVMSHELDVVRSQLHRNRIETINAEATFIGPNTVRLRDTRGSDSWRDVTARFIVVAVGTRAARDKNIPFDGKRIIISDDILDLTEMPRTVTVIGGGVIGCEYASMFAALGVRVTLVDKRPRLLEFVDHEITDVLAYQMRQNRMTLRLGEAVSRVEKVRDSLGDRVRVVLASGKEILSDMVLYSVGRVGATNSLNLEAAGLSADDRGRITVNAHYQTQVNHIYAVGDVIGFPSLASVSMEQGRLASCHAFGIPTQSVPELFPYGIYTIPEISTVGKNEEELTQAGVPYEIGKAQYREIARGQIIGDEQGTLKLIFHLETRELLGVHIIGTGASELIHIGQAVMAFGGTVDYFVNTVFNYPTLAECYKTAAFDGINRLGAAPALEPKLEPAHDVGIVV
- a CDS encoding GNAT family N-acetyltransferase: MPVRPAERTDVPAILDIYNEAVLTTTASYDLAPVSLASRLDWFDHKRAAGQPVFVWDEGGQVLGWSAYGPFREKPGYAYTAEHSVYVGSAARGRGLGKALMLAVVEHARAAGKHVLVGGLDADNAASLALHRSLGFTQVAHFRQVGRKFGRWLDLVFMELRLDEAER
- a CDS encoding RNA 2'-phosphotransferase, with protein sequence MSDLTPSVTLSRRLSYLLRHAPHEAGLTLAPGGWVAVQELLHGLARQGLPVSAEQLAAVVAGSEKQRFSFDASGERIRANQGHSVPVDLELTPQTPPELLYHGTAAQAVAAILREGLQRRQRHHVHLSPDNDTARTVGARRGRPVILRVDAAAMHAAGHLFYRSENGVWLTDCVPPEFLTVLPGQGTP
- a CDS encoding histidine triad nucleotide-binding protein; the protein is MAPTLFERIIAREIPSTVVYEDDDYIAIKDIAPKAPVHLLVIPKKVSTRIDEISDAAEMGRLWLTAVKVAQSQLTDYRLVVNVGAGGGQEVFHTHIHVLGGWDTGSAVGFGG
- a CDS encoding ferritin-like domain-containing protein produces the protein MSNDTNTPRNPERRAALGTLGLMGLGTATLGLLSSNALAAPAKDIDPAVLNFALNLEYLEAAFYLAAVGRLNELKAIGGGADIRLPAGLDVSTGMQFKDSTVQAFVKDIAEDELSHVKFLHAALGKAAVARPVIDLAGAFDAAGQAASGGAIKGFNPYANELFFLHGAFIFEDVGVTAYNGAATLLTNPAYLQAAAGILAVEAYHGGAIRTLLYQQRQVTAAAGLYVGQVVGAISALRAKVGGGKDAGLSDNAGAIIAPADRNGVAYARSTREVLNIVYLAPNAMKGGFYPNGLNGAIK
- a CDS encoding RNA methyltransferase; translated protein: MSEVSDSGALSPLPTTAARLAVVLVSPKTPGNIGAGARAMLNMGASDLRLVAPRCDHLSGEAVAFAVHAEGVLRSARLYDTLSDALADRDLSIGTTARHRADLPDPQHPALLRPLVQASHAPALVFGPEESGLSNEDLELCQLSVRVPTAEYASLNLAQAVLLVCYEFLQGQGTGQAGIPEQLQPGPRKLATRFEMDGLYAHLRDTMLITGYSDEVRVTHTLRLWRTWLDRAHLNSAETRLFRGLLRQVRWKINESRTLAQLPPLPPALLRPGDVQDDVPDTGD
- a CDS encoding GAF domain-containing sensor histidine kinase; the encoded protein is MLVVVAYEWLARRLGDQGSEITAHLLFYGLAGPLATYFTLRWITEGERTRLKAEQEMRRLYLQLSTQNERLGAVQTLMREVADAPDLEAVLQAAAQGAVRATGATHARLSLAGLELNSQVSGTARGSTLLESPSADLRELRVPLSTGPLHVGQGRQGEMKLYFDAPPTPETEELAQAIGAEVGSALASAQQRSRDLITLYEVDQSIRAERNMRRLLARVTGNMAERVGAQSRAAYLTDADGRLRLEYAREGDVDVKRGGTVPAFAERVAQAGVPLIASPQEAAGVLHGSQSALGLPMRGEDGLVGVIVLGSAREGAFTGMRVPLLALLASQATLAVRNARAYLHSEEVAIGEERSRIAREIHDGVAQSLAVCAIRLDIVERQILSDPEKAIEGVRAAASLLREQIREVRRSIFALRPIDLERYGLLETVRRYVQDFGEQNNLKARLSIEGDVTLAPGDEAVMFRILQESLNNVAKHARASSVDVTVQGGSRVKLCIQDDGQGFDPQQVSGRVSSAGGLGLIQMKERVESRGGSYKVSSAPHQGTRIEAQLPQG